One region of Polaribacter pectinis genomic DNA includes:
- a CDS encoding metallophosphoesterase, translating to MPRWLIPLIILLVLIIVVEVYTFQAFKTISKSKLVRFSFLTISVATYVYFFLTVLTYDRSKGQTPEFQMAMGILLTVSIPKLVIIFMLFGEDIYRWIVKAISAISNGETQPLPTRRKFISQIALGLAAIPFAGFIYGIIQGKYNYKVLKYTLTFKDLPEAFDGFTITQISDIHSGSFTNKEKIKYGVDLINEQKSDIMLFTGDIVNNKADEMDNWIDVFDKLEAKGGKFSILGNHDYGDYMDWKNPQDKVDNFQQVKDIHKKIGFDLLLDEHRYLEKDGQKIALLGVENWGKGFNQAGDLQRASANVKQEDFKILMSHDPSHWEYKVKQDPFNYQLTLSGHTHGLQMGIEIPGWLKWSPSKYVYKQWAGLYEEAGRYVNVNRGFGYHAFPGRVGIWPEITVIELKKG from the coding sequence ATGCCACGTTGGTTAATTCCTCTTATCATTTTATTAGTTTTAATTATTGTTGTAGAAGTTTATACTTTTCAAGCATTTAAAACCATATCTAAAAGTAAATTAGTTCGTTTTTCTTTTTTAACAATAAGTGTAGCAACTTATGTCTATTTCTTCTTAACCGTTTTAACTTACGATAGAAGCAAAGGACAAACACCCGAGTTTCAAATGGCAATGGGAATTTTACTAACAGTATCAATTCCTAAACTAGTTATTATTTTTATGCTTTTTGGCGAAGATATTTATAGGTGGATTGTAAAAGCGATTTCAGCAATTTCCAATGGAGAAACGCAACCTTTACCAACTAGAAGAAAATTTATTTCTCAAATTGCTTTAGGTTTGGCTGCAATACCTTTTGCCGGTTTTATTTACGGAATTATTCAAGGAAAATACAATTACAAAGTTTTAAAATACACGTTAACTTTTAAAGATTTACCAGAAGCTTTCGATGGTTTTACCATCACTCAAATTTCTGATATCCATTCAGGAAGTTTTACCAATAAGGAAAAAATAAAATACGGAGTCGATTTAATTAACGAGCAAAAGTCTGATATTATGTTATTTACAGGAGATATAGTAAATAATAAAGCAGATGAAATGGACAATTGGATCGATGTTTTCGATAAATTAGAAGCAAAAGGAGGAAAGTTTTCTATTCTTGGAAACCATGATTATGGCGATTATATGGATTGGAAAAATCCGCAAGATAAGGTAGACAATTTTCAGCAAGTAAAAGATATTCATAAAAAAATTGGTTTTGATTTATTGTTGGACGAACATAGATATTTAGAAAAAGACGGACAAAAAATTGCACTTCTTGGCGTAGAAAATTGGGGAAAAGGATTCAACCAAGCAGGAGATTTGCAGCGAGCATCAGCAAACGTAAAACAAGAAGATTTTAAAATTTTAATGTCTCACGACCCAAGTCATTGGGAGTATAAAGTTAAACAAGACCCTTTTAACTATCAATTAACTTTAAGCGGCCATACACATGGTTTGCAAATGGGAATCGAAATTCCTGGTTGGTTAAAATGGAGTCCATCTAAATATGTGTATAAACAATGGGCAGGTTTGTACGAAGAAGCTGGTAGATATGTAAATGTAAACAGAGGTTTTGGCTACCATGCATTTCCAGGACGTGTTGGAATTTGGCCAGAAATTACAGTTATAGAATTGAAAAAAGGCTGA
- a CDS encoding thioredoxin family protein, whose protein sequence is MTKFGELISVDKPVLIDFYTDWDEVENNVHTLRDVAAALGDKAKVIKIDIKKNETLADALRVKGNPTFMIYKNGEMKWRQTGFQDAKTLIGLVKEYF, encoded by the coding sequence ATGACAAAATTTGGCGAATTAATTAGTGTTGATAAACCTGTTCTAATCGATTTTTACACAGATTGGGACGAAGTAGAAAACAACGTACATACTTTAAGAGATGTTGCAGCAGCTTTAGGTGATAAAGCCAAAGTAATTAAGATCGATATTAAAAAGAACGAAACCTTGGCAGACGCTTTGCGCGTAAAAGGAAACCCAACTTTTATGATTTACAAAAATGGCGAAATGAAATGGCGCCAAACAGGTTTTCAAGACGCAAAAACCTTAATAGGTTTGGTTAAAGAATATTTTTAA
- a CDS encoding polysaccharide deacetylase family protein: MMRIFSDYVWRFSLDKKELFLTFDDGPTPEITEFVLAELKKYNAKATFFCIGKNIKNHPEIFNKIIADDHAVGNHTQNHLNGWKTKTNIYIDNFLKCEKTITHFNNSTIKQQLFRPPYGKIKKKQAKEILKKGYKIIMWNVLSADFDTSISEEKCLQNVLRNTKNGSVIVFHDSVKASEKLRFVLPKVLEEFSKKGFEFKAIK; the protein is encoded by the coding sequence ATGATGAGAATTTTCTCTGATTATGTTTGGCGTTTTTCTTTGGATAAAAAAGAACTATTTTTAACTTTTGATGACGGACCAACTCCAGAAATTACCGAATTTGTTTTAGCAGAATTAAAGAAATACAATGCAAAAGCAACCTTTTTTTGCATTGGAAAAAACATAAAAAATCATCCAGAAATTTTTAATAAAATTATTGCTGATGACCATGCTGTTGGAAATCATACGCAAAATCATTTGAATGGTTGGAAAACTAAAACCAACATTTATATAGATAATTTTTTGAAGTGTGAAAAAACAATTACACACTTCAACAATTCAACAATTAAACAACAACTTTTTAGACCTCCCTATGGAAAAATTAAGAAGAAACAAGCTAAAGAAATCCTAAAAAAAGGCTATAAAATTATAATGTGGAACGTTTTATCTGCAGATTTTGATACTTCTATTTCTGAAGAAAAATGTTTACAAAATGTTTTAAGAAATACTAAAAATGGAAGTGTTATTGTTTTTCACGATAGTGTAAAAGCTTCTGAGAAATTGCGTTTTGTATTGCCCAAAGTTTTAGAAGAATTTTCTAAAAAAGGATTCGAGTTTAAGGCAATAAAATAA
- a CDS encoding glycosyltransferase family 117 protein, with protein sequence MTSENFKKWNIILGWVVFIIALITYTLTLEPTVSSWDCGEYIATSVKLQVGHPPGAPLFQMLGAFFAMFTGDLSQVAKMVNFMSALASAFTILFMFWTITNLAKKLALKTGKLAEGKYIAILGSSLVGSLAYTFSDSFWFSAVEGEVYAMSSFLMALLFWLGLKWEAEIHTARGNKWLVLISFVVGLSFGVHILSLLVIPSIVMLYFFKTYKNITLKTTAIATVVSVIVLMFVFKFLFPFTLKFFSASELFFINTIGLPYNSGSIIAAIILIALFYFGLNYTRKHKKVTANTLILSVLFIMIGFSSWMMLPIRANANTTVNENNPSSARELLAYYEREQYGDANVFYDTYYSNSYEREQDRNTPFRDDKPKYEKLNGKYEIVNKYKNVLPNYSDKHKGFIPRMVDPSKEKMYKAIAGISPNSKRRPTFGENLKFMTSFQFGYMYGRYFMWNFVGKQNDIQGNLDIENGNWISGITFIDEARLGSQKALPDVVLNNKGRNKYYFLPLILGLIGLFYQIKWDKENFFTLLLFFAFTGLAIIFYTNPKPFEPRERDYAVVGSFYIFAIWIGFGVLALYEYLKNFANKKTIAITVSLVSLLAVPTLMATENWDDHDRGGRHTTLLNAQAYLESCDPNAILFTIGDNDTFPLWYMQEVEGIRTDLKLVNTSLFATDWYIDQMKRASYKAAPIPSQLTHDQYKYGTLDVAYHVPHPQFKDSVIAIKDFMRWIASDNPVTYYIDEENDVKEKTYPTNRIRIPVNKENALKSGIVAQKDADKIVDYIDITVDRQGLTKNRILMLDILANFDWKRPIYFTGGANADEEYIWLKDYMQLDGMSYKLVPIRTPTKIYNEKGELVREVSLFDMGRIDPEKMYANIKKLDWKNINSGKIYIDEQTRRNAISLRNNLMRLSETFLKQKDTATAKEVLDLSLYKMPIEDFGHYSISLGYPEMYYRIGDKETARKTAKTLITIFQQKLKHYSTHKDLDLVFDDIDTHLYMYRNILGQIEEFDGDREYMEKLQNEFIENVKLFSSLIPDEEPAELDLIKD encoded by the coding sequence ATGACATCAGAAAATTTTAAAAAATGGAACATCATTCTAGGATGGGTTGTATTTATAATAGCTTTAATCACTTATACACTAACATTAGAGCCAACAGTTAGCTCTTGGGATTGTGGCGAATACATTGCTACATCTGTAAAATTACAAGTTGGACATCCTCCAGGAGCGCCACTTTTTCAAATGTTGGGTGCATTTTTTGCAATGTTTACTGGCGATTTAAGTCAAGTTGCAAAAATGGTGAACTTTATGTCTGCTTTGGCTAGTGCGTTTACAATTTTGTTTATGTTTTGGACAATTACCAATTTGGCGAAAAAATTAGCGCTAAAAACTGGTAAATTAGCAGAAGGAAAATATATTGCTATTCTTGGAAGTAGTTTGGTAGGTTCTTTAGCGTATACGTTTTCGGATAGTTTCTGGTTTAGTGCTGTAGAAGGAGAAGTGTATGCAATGTCATCATTTTTAATGGCTTTATTATTTTGGCTAGGCCTTAAATGGGAAGCAGAAATTCATACAGCTAGAGGAAATAAATGGTTAGTTTTAATAAGTTTTGTAGTTGGTTTATCATTTGGAGTACACATCTTATCATTGTTGGTAATCCCTTCAATTGTAATGTTATATTTCTTTAAAACTTATAAAAATATCACTTTAAAAACAACTGCAATTGCAACAGTAGTATCTGTTATCGTTTTAATGTTTGTCTTTAAATTTTTATTTCCATTTACATTAAAATTCTTTAGTGCATCCGAATTATTTTTTATCAATACTATTGGACTGCCTTATAATTCTGGTTCTATAATTGCTGCAATTATTTTAATTGCATTGTTTTACTTTGGATTAAATTACACTAGAAAACATAAGAAAGTAACTGCAAACACCTTAATTCTATCAGTTTTATTTATTATGATTGGTTTTTCTTCTTGGATGATGTTACCAATAAGAGCAAATGCAAATACTACTGTAAACGAAAACAACCCTTCTAGTGCAAGAGAATTATTAGCTTATTACGAACGTGAACAATATGGTGACGCCAATGTTTTTTACGATACGTATTACTCTAATTCTTACGAAAGAGAACAAGATAGAAACACGCCATTTAGAGATGACAAACCAAAGTATGAAAAGTTAAATGGTAAATATGAAATTGTAAATAAATACAAAAACGTATTACCTAATTATTCTGATAAACACAAAGGTTTTATACCAAGAATGGTAGATCCATCTAAAGAAAAAATGTACAAAGCCATTGCTGGTATTTCTCCAAATAGCAAAAGAAGACCAACTTTTGGAGAAAACTTAAAGTTTATGACAAGCTTTCAGTTTGGATACATGTACGGACGTTATTTTATGTGGAATTTTGTTGGAAAACAAAATGATATTCAAGGAAATTTAGATATCGAAAACGGAAACTGGATTAGCGGAATAACATTTATTGATGAAGCAAGATTAGGTTCGCAAAAAGCCTTACCAGATGTTGTTTTAAATAATAAAGGAAGAAACAAATATTACTTTTTACCTTTAATTTTAGGTTTAATTGGTTTGTTTTATCAAATTAAATGGGATAAAGAAAACTTCTTTACACTTTTACTCTTCTTTGCATTTACAGGTTTAGCAATTATATTTTATACAAATCCAAAACCTTTTGAACCTAGAGAAAGAGATTATGCCGTTGTTGGTAGTTTCTACATTTTTGCCATTTGGATTGGCTTTGGTGTACTCGCACTTTATGAATATTTAAAGAATTTTGCAAATAAGAAAACCATTGCAATTACTGTTTCTTTAGTTTCTTTATTAGCAGTACCAACATTAATGGCAACAGAAAATTGGGATGATCATGATAGAGGTGGCAGACATACAACTTTACTAAACGCACAAGCATATTTAGAATCTTGCGACCCAAATGCGATTCTATTCACTATTGGAGATAATGATACTTTTCCACTTTGGTACATGCAAGAAGTAGAAGGAATTAGAACCGATTTAAAATTGGTAAACACAAGTCTTTTTGCCACAGATTGGTATATAGACCAGATGAAAAGAGCAAGTTATAAAGCAGCTCCAATTCCATCGCAATTAACACATGACCAATATAAATACGGAACTTTAGATGTTGCATATCACGTTCCACATCCACAATTTAAAGACTCTGTAATAGCTATTAAAGACTTTATGAGGTGGATTGCAAGTGATAATCCTGTTACATATTATATAGATGAAGAAAATGATGTAAAAGAGAAAACATACCCTACAAATAGAATTCGAATTCCAGTAAATAAAGAAAATGCTTTAAAATCTGGAATTGTTGCACAAAAAGATGCAGACAAGATTGTAGATTATATAGACATTACAGTAGACAGACAAGGTCTAACAAAAAATAGAATTTTAATGCTAGATATTTTAGCAAACTTCGATTGGAAACGTCCAATTTATTTTACTGGTGGCGCAAATGCAGACGAAGAATATATCTGGTTAAAAGATTATATGCAATTAGATGGAATGTCTTACAAATTAGTTCCTATTAGAACTCCTACAAAAATTTACAACGAAAAAGGAGAATTGGTTAGAGAAGTAAGTTTGTTTGATATGGGAAGAATTGACCCAGAAAAAATGTACGCCAATATTAAAAAGTTAGATTGGAAAAACATTAATAGTGGTAAAATTTATATTGATGAACAAACTAGAAGAAATGCCATTTCTTTACGTAATAATTTAATGCGTTTATCAGAAACTTTCTTAAAACAAAAAGATACTGCCACAGCAAAAGAAGTATTAGATTTATCTCTCTATAAAATGCCTATTGAAGATTTTGGCCATTACAGTATTTCTCTTGGGTATCCAGAGATGTATTATAGAATTGGTGACAAAGAAACTGCTAGAAAAACAGCAAAAACACTAATTACAATTTTTCAACAAAAGCTTAAGCATTATAGTACTCATAAAGATTTAGATTTAGTTTTCGATGATATAGATACACATTTGTACATGTATAGAAATATTCTAGGTCAAATAGAAGAATTTGATGGAGATAGAGAATACATGGAAAAATTACAAAACGAATTTATAGAAAACGTAAAATTATTTAGTAGTTTAATTCCAGATGAAGAACCAGCAGAATTAGATTTAATAAAAGATTAA